The following proteins are co-located in the Brachybacterium sacelli genome:
- a CDS encoding heavy metal translocating P-type ATPase: MASDRMSPPPDGRRDDGHGADEAHPGNEARDEHEGLAGHGGQEGRDGHAGHDDHDGHAGQEGHGGPAGHGEHAGHGGHAGHGDHVAQFRRLFWINLLIAVPVVAFSPMFAMLLGYTVPEFPGAGWIAPLLGTVMYVWGGRPFLTGGIAEIRSRRPGMMLLIGLAITVAFLASWGATVGLLDHQLEFWWELALLIVIMLLGHWIEMRSLAQTTSALDSLAALLPDEAERIEGDQLVTVAPAQLQQGDRVLVRPGSSVPADGTILEGRADVDESMVTGESRPIPRGVGDQVVAGTVATDSSLRLEVTAIGEDTALAGIQRLVSEAQNSSSRAQRIADRAAAWLFWFALGAAVLTALIWSLIGLPDEAVVRSVTVLVIACPHALGLAIPLVVSIATERAARGGVLVKDRLALEAMRTVDAVLFDKTGTLTKGRPALAEIAAGNPQQVLALAAAAESESEHPLARAIVEKAQADGVAVPAASDASSTPALGVSARVDGRDIRVGGPRLLEETGRAEHADAATWRQEGAIILHVLRDGEVIGALKLTDEVRPESRETVEALHALGVEVVMITGDAEAVAHSVGEELGIDRVFAEVRPEDKSAKVAQLQQEGSKVAMVGDGVNDAPALAQADVGIAIGAGTDVAIASAGVVLASSDPRSVLSVLELSRAAYRKMKQNLWWAAGYNLLSVPLAAGILAPIGFVLPMSVGAILMSASTVVVALNAQLLRRLDLRPESAVAAVQGQASGRV; the protein is encoded by the coding sequence ATGGCTTCCGATCGCATGTCCCCTCCCCCCGATGGCCGGCGTGACGACGGGCATGGGGCTGATGAGGCGCACCCCGGGAACGAGGCACGGGACGAGCACGAGGGCCTTGCCGGGCACGGCGGGCAGGAGGGTCGGGACGGCCATGCCGGGCACGACGACCATGACGGGCATGCCGGTCAGGAGGGTCATGGCGGTCCTGCCGGCCACGGCGAGCATGCGGGTCACGGCGGGCATGCCGGGCACGGCGACCACGTCGCGCAGTTCCGGCGGCTGTTCTGGATCAACCTGCTGATCGCGGTGCCCGTGGTGGCGTTCTCGCCGATGTTCGCGATGCTGCTGGGCTATACCGTCCCCGAGTTCCCGGGGGCGGGGTGGATCGCGCCGTTACTCGGCACAGTGATGTACGTCTGGGGCGGTCGGCCGTTCCTCACCGGCGGCATCGCGGAGATCCGCTCCCGCCGGCCGGGGATGATGCTGCTGATCGGCCTGGCGATCACGGTCGCCTTCCTCGCCTCGTGGGGCGCGACCGTCGGCCTCCTGGATCATCAGCTGGAGTTCTGGTGGGAGCTCGCACTGCTGATCGTGATCATGCTGTTGGGGCACTGGATCGAGATGCGCTCCCTGGCCCAGACCACTTCCGCGCTGGACTCCCTGGCCGCGCTGCTGCCCGATGAGGCCGAACGGATCGAGGGCGATCAGCTCGTCACCGTCGCCCCCGCGCAGCTGCAGCAAGGTGACCGGGTGCTGGTCAGGCCCGGGTCGAGCGTCCCGGCCGACGGCACGATCCTCGAGGGCCGCGCCGACGTCGACGAATCCATGGTCACCGGCGAGTCCCGCCCCATCCCCCGCGGCGTCGGCGACCAGGTCGTGGCCGGTACCGTCGCCACCGATTCGAGCCTGCGCCTCGAGGTCACCGCCATCGGCGAGGACACCGCCCTGGCCGGTATCCAGCGCCTGGTCAGCGAGGCGCAGAACTCCTCGTCCCGCGCGCAGCGGATCGCGGACCGGGCCGCGGCCTGGCTGTTCTGGTTCGCCCTCGGCGCCGCGGTGCTCACCGCGCTCATCTGGTCCCTGATCGGCCTTCCGGACGAAGCCGTGGTGCGCAGCGTGACCGTGCTGGTCATCGCCTGCCCCCACGCCCTGGGCCTCGCGATCCCGCTGGTGGTCTCGATCGCCACGGAGCGAGCCGCCCGCGGCGGCGTCCTGGTGAAGGACCGCCTGGCGCTGGAGGCGATGCGCACCGTCGACGCCGTCCTGTTCGACAAGACCGGCACCCTGACCAAGGGACGGCCCGCCCTCGCCGAGATCGCGGCCGGGAACCCCCAGCAGGTCCTCGCCCTGGCCGCCGCGGCCGAGTCCGAGAGCGAGCACCCCCTGGCCCGCGCCATCGTCGAGAAGGCACAGGCTGACGGGGTGGCTGTTCCTGCCGCCTCGGACGCCTCCTCCACCCCGGCCCTCGGCGTCAGTGCGCGAGTGGACGGCCGCGACATCCGGGTCGGCGGCCCCCGGCTGCTCGAGGAGACCGGCCGGGCAGAGCATGCTGACGCCGCCACCTGGCGACAGGAGGGAGCGATCATCCTGCACGTGCTGCGCGACGGCGAGGTGATCGGCGCCCTGAAACTGACCGACGAGGTCCGCCCCGAGTCCCGCGAGACCGTCGAGGCGCTGCATGCGCTCGGGGTCGAGGTCGTGATGATCACCGGAGACGCCGAGGCAGTGGCTCACAGCGTCGGCGAGGAGTTGGGGATCGACCGCGTCTTCGCGGAGGTGCGTCCGGAGGACAAGTCCGCCAAGGTCGCGCAGCTCCAACAGGAGGGCTCGAAGGTCGCGATGGTCGGCGACGGCGTCAACGACGCCCCCGCCTTGGCCCAGGCCGACGTCGGCATCGCGATCGGTGCGGGCACCGACGTCGCGATCGCCTCGGCCGGTGTGGTGCTGGCCAGCTCCGACCCGCGCTCGGTGCTGTCGGTCCTCGAGCTCTCGCGCGCCGCGTATCGCAAGATGAAGCAGAACCTGTGGTGGGCTGCCGGCTACAACCTGCTGTCCGTGCCGCTCGCCGCCGGGATCCTCGCCCCGATCGGGTTCGTCCTGCCGATGTCCGTCGGCGCGATCCTCATGTCCGCCTCCACCGTCGTCGTCGCCCTCAACGCCCAGCTGCTGCGCCGCCTGGACCTGCGCCCCGAATCGGCTGTCGCCGCTGTGCAGGGGCAGGCCAGCGGGAGAGTGTGA
- a CDS encoding ArsR/SmtB family transcription factor — MTITEITSEPRFEISDAQAALFHALAEPTRLALLQHLSTGEHRVRDLVDHMHLAQSTVSKHLACLRDCGLVTVRSEGRASWFALTDLVHLTGVLSSADALLDAAGASLSLRDHRDHDDGLGGGL, encoded by the coding sequence ATGACGATCACAGAGATCACGAGCGAGCCCCGGTTCGAGATCAGCGACGCACAGGCAGCGCTGTTCCACGCCCTGGCCGAGCCCACGCGCCTGGCGCTCCTCCAGCACCTCTCCACGGGTGAGCATCGGGTGCGTGACCTCGTCGATCACATGCATCTCGCGCAGTCCACGGTGAGCAAGCACCTGGCGTGCCTGCGCGACTGCGGCCTGGTCACCGTGCGCAGCGAGGGTCGGGCGTCGTGGTTCGCCCTGACGGACCTGGTCCACCTCACCGGCGTGCTCTCCTCGGCCGACGCACTGCTCGACGCCGCCGGCGCCTCGCTGTCCCTGCGTGATCACCGTGACCACGACGACGGCCTGGGCGGTGGGCTCTGA
- a CDS encoding cation diffusion facilitator family transporter, whose protein sequence is MGAGHDHSHGADGTARTRLAIAFGITALIVLAQAVGSVVTGSLALLTDTAHALVDASGLLVALLAATMMQRPASSARTWGFARIEVLAALAQAALLIVVGTYTAVEGISRLADPPEVPSGELLVFGVIGLLANVIAISVLVGGRNASLNLRAAFLEVLNDALGSLGVIIAAIVIQVTGFLQADALAGLFIAALIVPRAVRILRETLRILMEYTPKGVDLDEVRDHLLSLEHVQDVHDLHASAIGSGLPIISAYVVVGEECFESAHALRILEEVQTCVGTHFPVAFEHATIQLESPGIHQQESARNLHA, encoded by the coding sequence ATGGGCGCGGGTCACGACCACTCCCACGGCGCGGACGGCACCGCCCGCACGCGACTGGCGATCGCCTTCGGTATCACCGCACTGATCGTGCTGGCCCAGGCGGTCGGCAGCGTCGTCACCGGCAGCCTCGCGCTGCTGACCGACACCGCACATGCCCTCGTGGACGCCTCGGGACTGCTGGTCGCCCTGCTCGCGGCGACCATGATGCAGCGCCCGGCCAGCAGTGCGCGCACCTGGGGCTTCGCCCGCATCGAGGTGCTCGCGGCGCTGGCCCAGGCCGCGCTGCTGATCGTCGTCGGCACCTACACCGCCGTCGAGGGCATCTCCCGCCTGGCGGACCCGCCAGAGGTCCCCTCCGGGGAGCTGCTGGTGTTCGGCGTGATCGGCCTGCTGGCCAACGTCATCGCGATCAGCGTGCTGGTCGGCGGCAGGAATGCGAGCCTGAACCTGCGCGCCGCCTTCCTCGAGGTCCTCAACGACGCCCTCGGCTCGCTCGGCGTGATCATCGCCGCGATCGTCATCCAGGTCACGGGCTTCCTCCAGGCCGATGCCCTGGCCGGGCTGTTCATCGCGGCGCTGATCGTCCCCCGCGCCGTCCGCATCCTGCGCGAGACGCTGCGCATCCTGATGGAATACACCCCGAAGGGTGTCGACCTCGACGAGGTCCGCGACCACCTGCTCTCCCTCGAGCACGTCCAGGACGTGCACGATCTGCACGCCTCCGCGATCGGCTCCGGTCTACCGATCATCTCGGCATACGTGGTGGTCGGCGAGGAATGCTTCGAATCGGCGCACGCCCTGCGCATCCTCGAGGAGGTCCAGACCTGCGTGGGGACGCACTTCCCGGTGGCCTTCGAGCACGCCACCATCCAGCTCGAGAGCCCCGGCATCCACCAGCAGGAGTCCGCACGCAACCTGCACGCGTAG
- a CDS encoding sugar O-acetyltransferase — MPAATTTRVDVPSEEFSRYAERIHHVMGLTSRLNVLPFEDETGRAALLAEIFGRPLPPSVRIYPPFYSDYGLNIELGEDTFVNQGCTFGGYGGVQIGARVMIGFATNLISSGHPVPRAERREHLTASAITIEDDVWLGACVTVLPGVTIGEGAVVGAGAIVTKDVAADTLATGPAATPRRALGG, encoded by the coding sequence ATGCCTGCTGCCACAACCACACGTGTCGACGTCCCGTCCGAAGAGTTCTCCCGGTACGCGGAGCGGATCCACCACGTCATGGGGCTCACCTCCCGCCTGAACGTCCTTCCGTTCGAGGACGAGACCGGGCGCGCGGCCCTGCTCGCCGAGATCTTCGGCCGACCTCTTCCACCGTCCGTGCGGATCTACCCGCCCTTCTACAGCGACTACGGACTGAACATCGAGCTGGGTGAGGACACCTTCGTGAACCAGGGGTGCACGTTCGGAGGTTATGGAGGCGTCCAGATCGGAGCCCGCGTGATGATCGGCTTCGCCACGAACCTCATCAGCTCAGGGCACCCGGTGCCGCGGGCGGAGCGCCGTGAGCACCTCACGGCCTCTGCGATCACGATCGAGGACGACGTGTGGCTCGGGGCCTGCGTGACTGTGCTCCCCGGCGTCACGATCGGGGAGGGGGCCGTGGTCGGGGCGGGCGCGATCGTCACGAAGGACGTCGCCGCCGACACGCTCGCGACCGGGCCAGCGGCGACGCCCCGGAGAGCTCTGGGCGGGTGA
- a CDS encoding LysR family transcriptional regulator, translating into MDLDGVRTFLLVAELGRLQDAAPELGITQQAASKRLRSLERRLGATLFTRTPRGLRLTVDGQAFAPHARELVLAADRAVRSVGSVDRAIRVDVTNRRIAPAVAVEDFHRACPISNWTS; encoded by the coding sequence ATGGACCTCGACGGAGTGCGCACGTTCCTGCTCGTCGCAGAGCTGGGACGGCTCCAGGACGCCGCCCCGGAGCTGGGCATCACTCAACAAGCAGCCTCCAAACGCCTCCGGTCTCTCGAGCGGCGCCTCGGAGCCACGCTGTTCACCCGCACACCGCGCGGGTTGCGACTGACGGTCGACGGACAAGCATTCGCGCCGCACGCACGGGAACTCGTGCTGGCCGCCGATCGGGCAGTCCGCTCGGTGGGCTCCGTCGATCGAGCGATCCGGGTCGACGTGACCAACCGTCGGATCGCCCCGGCCGTCGCCGTCGAGGACTTCCATCGGGCGTGCCCGATCTCGAACTGGACGTCGTGA
- a CDS encoding LysR substrate-binding domain-containing protein: MPDLELDVVTLPTGRLEDAVDGVRAGSLDASFRAVTIPRAEMPAGISTARAVDHELEVLVGPRHPLAQESSLAPSRLAGHRLWIPGIVAGTEWARFYDDLGAAFGLSIDNLGPHFGDEALLDQLSTSRDLATIVGRRDRYLWPAHYDLRRIPLRDPTPIYPHALLWRTGNPHPGLSALRAHLSGARRAHARPTDTWEPDWGAADTDILDPG; the protein is encoded by the coding sequence GTGCCCGATCTCGAACTGGACGTCGTGACCCTCCCCACCGGGCGCCTCGAGGACGCCGTGGACGGCGTCCGTGCCGGGTCTCTGGATGCCTCGTTCCGCGCCGTGACGATTCCGCGAGCGGAGATGCCCGCCGGGATCAGCACCGCCCGAGCAGTGGACCACGAGCTGGAGGTCCTCGTCGGCCCCCGCCACCCGCTGGCCCAGGAATCCTCTCTCGCGCCGTCCCGCCTGGCCGGCCATCGCCTCTGGATCCCCGGGATCGTCGCCGGCACCGAGTGGGCGCGCTTCTACGACGACCTCGGCGCAGCCTTCGGCCTCTCGATCGACAACCTGGGCCCCCATTTCGGCGACGAGGCACTGCTCGACCAGCTCTCCACCTCCCGCGACCTGGCCACGATCGTCGGGCGCCGGGACCGCTACCTGTGGCCCGCGCACTACGACCTCCGCCGTATCCCCCTGCGCGACCCCACGCCGATCTACCCCCACGCCCTGCTCTGGCGGACGGGCAACCCGCATCCCGGGCTATCCGCACTACGGGCGCACCTCTCCGGCGCGCGGCGCGCCCATGCGAGGCCGACCGACACCTGGGAGCCGGACTGGGGCGCGGCCGACACCGACATCCTCGACCCGGGGTGA
- a CDS encoding alpha/beta fold hydrolase: MSETARRICGVLTAMDSPDVVLVHGLYHQPAHFQPLAEALRRRGASVRSPRLHRGSLAADTAAVQRAIDLSVTTPVVVGHSYGGAVISGVNGAGALLYLAAFVPDAGESCAVLGGPDAPVNAWVRPHPRGGTFIPPDVATDLFYADCHPRAAERATSLLVPQASGHGRGVVQRAAWRYVRSHYVGSTEDRAMSPELQRQLARRCTSSQVITAGHSPYISRPDDIADIVLGL; the protein is encoded by the coding sequence GTGAGCGAGACCGCTCGGCGGATCTGTGGTGTGCTCACTGCCATGGACTCCCCCGACGTCGTGCTGGTGCATGGTCTCTATCACCAGCCCGCGCACTTCCAGCCGCTCGCCGAGGCGTTGCGGCGACGGGGCGCGAGCGTTCGCTCGCCGCGACTGCACCGAGGCTCGCTCGCCGCGGACACCGCCGCCGTTCAACGGGCGATCGACCTCTCCGTGACCACACCCGTCGTCGTGGGCCACAGCTATGGAGGGGCCGTGATCTCCGGTGTGAACGGGGCGGGCGCGCTCCTCTACCTGGCCGCCTTCGTCCCGGACGCCGGCGAGAGCTGCGCCGTTCTCGGCGGACCTGATGCGCCGGTCAATGCCTGGGTGCGTCCTCATCCGAGGGGCGGCACGTTCATCCCGCCGGACGTCGCGACCGACCTGTTCTATGCGGACTGCCACCCACGTGCGGCGGAACGCGCGACATCGCTGCTCGTGCCCCAGGCCTCCGGCCACGGACGAGGCGTCGTCCAGCGCGCCGCATGGAGGTACGTCCGAAGCCACTACGTCGGGTCCACAGAGGACCGCGCGATGAGTCCGGAGCTCCAACGTCAGCTGGCGCGCCGCTGCACCAGCAGTCAGGTCATCACGGCGGGCCACTCCCCGTACATCTCCCGTCCGGACGACATCGCAGACATCGTTCTCGGCCTGTGA
- a CDS encoding zinc-binding dehydrogenase, which yields MASAWPRCSSRARGATVLAVSSGPKRAGVREAGAHEVIDRAESIPAQLQALAPDGVDVVLDVVAGDLVAEAIPLVREGGRWVVAGALGGHEVALDVRRLYLHNIQLIGSSMHTPEHFDLLMDLARRGTIRPVIAAAFPLERAADAQEELGQRSHVGKIVLHP from the coding sequence GTGGCGTCGGCCTGGCCGCGGTGCAGCTCGCGCGCTCGGGGTGCCACTGTCCTGGCCGTCAGCAGCGGGCCGAAGCGTGCGGGTGTCCGCGAGGCGGGTGCGCACGAGGTCATCGACCGTGCGGAGAGCATCCCCGCACAGTTGCAGGCCCTGGCGCCCGACGGCGTCGACGTGGTCCTGGATGTCGTCGCCGGGGACCTCGTCGCCGAGGCGATCCCGCTGGTGCGCGAGGGCGGCCGCTGGGTCGTCGCCGGGGCCCTCGGCGGGCACGAGGTCGCACTCGACGTACGGCGCCTCTACCTGCACAACATTCAGCTGATCGGCTCCAGCATGCACACGCCCGAGCACTTCGACCTGCTGATGGACCTCGCACGCCGCGGCACGATCCGCCCGGTGATCGCGGCAGCGTTCCCGCTGGAACGTGCGGCCGACGCCCAGGAGGAGCTCGGCCAAAGGAGCCATGTCGGGAAGATCGTGCTGCACCCGTGA
- a CDS encoding HAD-IA family hydrolase, whose translation MTHRPAVVFDIGGTLLDSTGTVQAECHAVLSPVLGTTAAAEFAAAWQHRVEARTAEIVAGQAPWAPSERLQHEGLAGLLPRYDLEVGGVQYEALNGAGSRSQAFPDAAAGLASLAEHAQVIGLTNTDLAASSASCAGTGLRWHALLSTDSERTLKPRPEAYLQPERRLGINPARSWFVAAHPWDLRGAAETGYRSVYLPRPHADGPEPEDDFDATVASLEELLALVTGGAA comes from the coding sequence ATGACCCACAGACCTGCCGTCGTCTTCGACATCGGGGGCACGCTCCTGGACAGCACCGGCACCGTGCAGGCCGAGTGCCATGCCGTGCTCTCCCCCGTGCTCGGCACGACCGCGGCGGCCGAGTTCGCCGCGGCGTGGCAGCACCGGGTCGAGGCACGCACCGCCGAGATCGTCGCCGGCCAGGCGCCCTGGGCTCCCTCCGAGCGACTGCAGCACGAAGGGCTCGCCGGACTGCTCCCCCGCTACGACCTGGAGGTCGGCGGGGTCCAGTACGAGGCGCTGAATGGCGCGGGATCACGGTCGCAGGCATTCCCCGATGCGGCCGCGGGCCTGGCCTCCCTGGCCGAGCACGCGCAGGTGATCGGGCTGACCAACACGGACCTCGCGGCCTCCAGCGCCTCCTGCGCCGGAACCGGCCTGCGCTGGCACGCCCTGCTGTCGACCGACTCGGAGCGCACCCTCAAGCCGCGCCCCGAGGCGTACCTGCAGCCCGAGCGCCGGCTCGGGATCAACCCGGCCCGCAGCTGGTTCGTCGCCGCCCACCCCTGGGACCTCCGTGGCGCCGCGGAGACTGGTTACCGCTCCGTCTACCTGCCCCGGCCGCACGCCGACGGCCCGGAGCCCGAGGACGACTTCGACGCGACGGTCGCGTCCCTCGAGGAGCTCCTCGCCCTGGTGACGGGAGGAGCGGCATGA
- a CDS encoding TetR/AcrR family transcriptional regulator: MSPVAPARDRLLEAAHELFYAHGIAATGIDTITAHAGVARKSLYNNFASKDDLVSAYLEDRHQLWLTRFAARRREASTPREQVLAVFDAYIDHAEAEHLGGFRGCGLLNAAAELPAGSLGRSTVRRHKEEVEDLLCGMLTETRGEAEARQLAEHLSFLLEGAVSRAGLEGTAERLRRARAIAESLVAAR, encoded by the coding sequence ATGAGCCCGGTGGCTCCCGCCCGCGACCGGCTGCTGGAGGCCGCGCACGAGCTGTTCTACGCCCATGGCATCGCCGCGACGGGCATCGACACGATCACCGCCCACGCCGGGGTGGCCCGCAAGAGCCTGTACAACAACTTCGCCTCGAAGGACGACCTCGTCTCCGCGTATCTCGAGGACCGCCACCAGCTGTGGCTCACCAGGTTCGCAGCCCGTCGGCGGGAGGCCTCGACGCCCCGCGAGCAGGTGCTCGCCGTGTTCGACGCCTACATCGACCACGCCGAGGCCGAGCACCTGGGGGGATTCCGCGGCTGCGGCCTGCTCAACGCCGCCGCGGAGCTGCCGGCCGGCTCCCTCGGGCGCTCGACAGTGCGTCGCCACAAGGAGGAGGTCGAGGACCTGCTGTGCGGCATGCTCACCGAGACGCGGGGCGAGGCGGAGGCCCGGCAGCTCGCCGAACACCTGTCGTTCCTGCTGGAGGGCGCGGTCTCCCGGGCCGGCCTCGAGGGCACCGCGGAGCGGCTGCGTCGCGCCCGCGCGATCGCCGAAAGCCTGGTGGCCGCGAGGTGA
- a CDS encoding DMT family transporter, protein MKRAAPRPILALLVTSVLWGTTGTAATFAPEVGPLAIGAAALGVGGLLQAAIAARSVRRATPAIRSQTVPWVLGGLAVMVYPLAFYSSMHTAGVAIGTVVSLASAPIASGVLEVLVDRTLPDRRWVLAAALGITGGTLLCLTDAPGGDIGAASVGLGVALGLVAGTSYATYSWAVGHLMRREVPRAAAMGSVFGLGGALLVPVLLVTGAPLLTDGRTLAVGAYMALVPMFLGYVLFGYALTVVPARTATTVTLSEPAVAALLAVLVVGERLPVAGWIGLAIIGGGLVVLSLPRRRGRNTPQDQPITVVAAE, encoded by the coding sequence GTGAAGAGGGCAGCACCACGCCCGATCCTTGCCCTCCTGGTGACCTCCGTGCTGTGGGGGACAACGGGCACCGCCGCGACCTTTGCTCCGGAGGTCGGCCCGCTCGCCATCGGCGCGGCGGCGCTCGGCGTCGGAGGGCTGCTCCAGGCGGCCATCGCGGCGCGCTCCGTGCGCAGGGCCACGCCGGCGATCCGTTCCCAGACGGTTCCCTGGGTCCTCGGTGGCCTCGCGGTGATGGTGTACCCGCTGGCCTTCTACTCCTCGATGCACACGGCGGGCGTCGCGATCGGCACCGTGGTCTCCCTGGCTTCGGCCCCCATCGCCTCCGGCGTGCTGGAGGTGCTGGTCGACCGCACCCTTCCCGATCGCCGATGGGTGCTCGCCGCCGCCCTCGGCATCACCGGCGGCACACTTCTGTGCCTCACCGACGCTCCGGGCGGCGACATCGGGGCCGCCTCCGTGGGTCTCGGGGTCGCGCTCGGTCTGGTCGCAGGCACGTCGTACGCGACGTACTCCTGGGCGGTCGGTCACCTCATGCGCCGCGAGGTGCCCCGTGCCGCCGCGATGGGGTCGGTGTTCGGACTCGGCGGAGCATTGCTCGTGCCCGTGCTGCTGGTGACCGGTGCACCGCTGCTGACGGACGGGCGGACGCTCGCCGTGGGCGCCTACATGGCGCTGGTGCCGATGTTCCTCGGGTACGTGCTGTTCGGCTACGCCCTGACCGTCGTGCCGGCGCGCACGGCGACCACCGTGACTCTCAGCGAGCCTGCCGTGGCCGCACTGTTGGCGGTGCTCGTGGTCGGTGAGCGGCTACCCGTCGCCGGGTGGATCGGCCTCGCGATCATCGGAGGAGGCCTCGTCGTGCTCTCGCTTCCTCGACGCCGCGGCCGGAACACTCCCCAGGATCAGCCGATCACCGTGGTGGCGGCCGAGTAG
- a CDS encoding Nramp family divalent metal transporter has translation MTASIPAPDREGTPPERFVSGDPYALDPSAVKDPPIGWRASSKFFGPGLIVSASVVGAGELITATSLGAQAGFVLLWLVFVSTIVKVAVQTEMARYSIVTGEGAMEGYNRVPPRVGPVSWVFLMWALMAVSKLVQTGGLIGGMAGALSILMPLGFGPLSPTSMTIWGVVVTLAAIATLISNRYGLIENVATVLTMTFVVVTVLVVIALPFSEYAYSGAELASGVSFQLPIGAIGVALTMFGLTGVASEEITAYTYWCLEKGYARWSGPNDGSEEYRRRARGWIAVMQKDAMVSWVIYTVSTAAFYILGAAVLHPQGLFPEGNEMIRTLSETFAGVFGEPGRIIFLLGALAALGSTIWAAIPSWSRSWANALSIVGVYDWADGRRRNRWMQFFIVVLPLIWLLTFLWINSPLVMIMVGGIAGGIFLAAVAVSALYLRGRIDPELRGGRFLHVALLISAIAIIGLGIYSAATTVIG, from the coding sequence ATGACCGCGTCCATCCCCGCCCCCGACCGCGAGGGCACCCCTCCCGAACGATTCGTCAGCGGCGACCCGTACGCCCTGGACCCCTCGGCGGTGAAGGATCCTCCGATCGGGTGGCGAGCCTCCTCGAAGTTCTTCGGCCCGGGCCTGATCGTCTCCGCCTCCGTGGTCGGGGCCGGTGAGCTCATCACCGCCACCTCGCTCGGTGCCCAGGCCGGCTTCGTGCTGCTGTGGCTCGTGTTCGTCTCCACCATCGTCAAGGTCGCGGTCCAGACGGAGATGGCCCGCTACTCCATCGTCACCGGCGAGGGGGCGATGGAGGGCTACAACCGGGTCCCGCCCCGGGTGGGCCCCGTCAGCTGGGTCTTCCTGATGTGGGCGCTGATGGCGGTGAGCAAGCTGGTCCAGACCGGTGGCCTGATCGGCGGGATGGCCGGGGCGCTGTCGATCCTCATGCCCCTGGGGTTCGGCCCGCTGTCGCCGACCTCGATGACCATCTGGGGAGTCGTGGTCACGCTGGCCGCGATCGCGACGCTGATCTCGAACCGGTACGGGCTCATCGAGAACGTGGCCACCGTCTTGACCATGACCTTCGTGGTGGTCACCGTCCTCGTCGTCATCGCACTGCCGTTCAGCGAGTACGCCTATTCCGGCGCCGAGCTGGCCTCGGGGGTCAGCTTCCAGCTCCCGATCGGGGCGATCGGCGTGGCGCTGACGATGTTCGGGCTGACGGGCGTGGCCTCCGAGGAGATCACCGCGTACACGTACTGGTGCCTGGAGAAGGGGTATGCCCGCTGGTCGGGGCCGAACGACGGCTCGGAGGAGTACCGTCGGCGCGCCCGCGGGTGGATCGCGGTCATGCAGAAGGACGCGATGGTCTCCTGGGTCATCTACACGGTCTCGACCGCCGCTTTCTACATCCTCGGCGCCGCCGTCCTGCACCCGCAGGGACTGTTCCCTGAGGGCAATGAGATGATCCGGACCCTCTCGGAGACCTTCGCCGGGGTGTTCGGCGAGCCCGGACGCATCATCTTCCTGCTGGGCGCGCTCGCCGCGCTCGGCTCCACGATCTGGGCGGCGATCCCGTCCTGGTCGCGATCCTGGGCCAACGCGCTGTCCATCGTCGGGGTCTACGACTGGGCCGACGGCCGGCGCCGCAATCGGTGGATGCAGTTCTTCATCGTCGTCCTGCCCCTGATCTGGCTGCTGACCTTCCTATGGATCAACTCGCCGTTGGTGATGATCATGGTCGGCGGCATCGCGGGCGGGATCTTCCTGGCCGCGGTGGCCGTCTCCGCGCTCTACCTGCGCGGGCGGATCGATCCGGAGCTGCGGGGCGGACGTTTCCTCCACGTCGCCCTGCTCATCAGCGCGATCGCCATCATCGGGCTGGGGATCTACTCGGCCGCCACCACGGTGATCGGCTGA